A region of the Dasypus novemcinctus isolate mDasNov1 chromosome X, mDasNov1.1.hap2, whole genome shotgun sequence genome:
aagatgttggcaggcaGCAGACTGATTCTCTGGATCCCCCCTTACCTTCTTGCAGGGCTATCAGAAAGGCAGCCCAACTTTGCAAGGATCTGGTGTTGGTGCCACTGGAGACAAAGCCAGAAGTAAGGCTTTCCACTGAGGAGACAGAACTACGTAGCTGCCTGGGAAGGCTGAGGAGTCATAGGGCCCCAGAGACTGACTGCTCCCCTCTTCATGGGATGGCCCTGTCCTGATGTGCTTCTTGAGGAGCTGGGAAAGCAAGTTTTCCTTCCCCTACAGCTCTTATGTCCCTCCCACTGTCAACACCACAACAGTAGCCCAGCCGATAAGATTCCAGAGGCCTGGGCTCACAGGACAGTTGAGTATAGCCATGGTCACCTGGGTGCATTGAAGTCCCAACTTTCAGTCTAGGGAGCTGTGCCTGGAGATTCCTGGTTAATTGATGGCCATGGAGCCTTACCAGGGGTGCTGGACCCCAGTCAGACTCTGATAATTTCAATTTAGAAAGGTCAGGGGTGGAGAATGGGGTGAGCTGTGGCCCTGCATGGTGCTAAACCTGGTACTTTCACACACACTTCTGGCCCCTTTTCCGctgcctcctctttctcctctgtgttgtcctcctcttcttcttccttctcctcatcACTATCTGAGTCCTCATACAGGTTGATGGTTGCCTGGACAGGGAAGTTCTGCAGTAAAATCTCCCCATCACTGAACAGGTAGTCAAAGGAGCAGGATTTAGGCCAGAAGAGCCTGTGAAAAGAGAAGAATGGCCCCCAATTTAGAATAGTCCTCATCTGTGCAGAGGGGCCAGAAGGGCCAAGAAGAAAATCAGCGCCTGAACCCATTCTCTTTAGCTGCTATAATGGGGTctgagggaaaagaagaaagagagcttTGTAATGGAAACTTAGGAATTGTTGCAAAGTGGCATCAGGCAAGAAAGTAGTCCCTGTGGGCCTACAGCTGTGGAGGGGGGTCCCAGCCTAAACATATATAAATTCTGGCACTGACCCTCACCCCAGGGGGCTCCTAGCTAAGAGTTCTCTAACACTGTGCCCGCCACATCCCAACCCCATCTCTTTTTTCTACCAAGTCTTCCTTCACTGACCTGTCTGAAGGGGCTCATTCTAAGGGGTCATAGATCATATGACCATATGAAGATAAATTTGGCCAAGTCCCTTAAATTCTGTGGGCTccaatttcctcatctacaaaacagTGATCATAGCAGTGCCTCCTTCCTCCTGCTTCACAGGACTGTGGGGATTAAAAGGGCTAATGGATCTATGTCAAATTCTATACTTGGTGCCAGAAGCTTACCTGACAGGGTGCTGGAACTTGGAGTCAAACTTGGTGACCTTGGCAGCTGTTGTTCCACCAGAGGCCTGTCCAAAGCAAAAGATAGCATGTTGGCTCAAAGTACATGGTCAGATCATGGCCTGCACTCTATCAGAGGTCAGAGACCAGGAGGTTAAGATGATCTAGAAGAGGCCTTAGACATCTCTGGGGCCCAGTCCCCCCTTCCAACAAGGGGATCTTTTTTGGTTCTGGTTGAAAAACAAGTGGACTGAGTCCTGGGGTTGTTTGCTTTCCTCTTCTTGTTCTAACACCTGTTTGGAGGTGGTCCAGTGGACAGAGTTCTGTGGAAGTAGCAAAGATCTGAGGGAAAGGGCACTGGGGCTGGGCACTAGGTGACCAGGGTTCTAATACCAGTTCTCTCACAGTCTAGCTGTGGGCCCTGCCTGTATCCCTTCCCCACTCTGACCCCCACTTATCTTTCAAGTTGCCACAGGAATCTTGGCTCTACCTTCCTCCCAGAGCTGTTGTGGGAATCACATATGAACAAGGCTGTAAAGATGCTTTTCCAGATCTGCAGCCCTTGACTAAGGTCAGGGGCTCTCTGAGAAGGGCCCTAGTCAGTGTGAATGCATGCATTTGAATATGTGCATAAGTACATCTAACAGTGGTTCAAACTCACCAAATCCACCAGCTCCCTTACCTGCCTTGAAGGGTCATTTGTGGAGTACAGCCAAGGCCTCCAAAGGGAAGCTCCTCTAGGACAAAGGGGAAAGATCAATCAGTAGGACAGTAGGAGAAAAGACTGGAATGTAGGCTCCCCTAGATAACAAAGGAGGCTGCCAGAAAGCTTGGCTCAGGTGCCATTAATTCCAGGAAGTCTTTCGAAAGGCCCTTGAGCCCAAGCTAGGACAGATACCCTTCCTCTCTGCTTCAACAGTCTTATGTTGTGTTTATCACACTGTTTTTTATTGTCTGTTTACTTGTCTTTGAGCTTAAGGGTAGGGACTTATGTTTTATGATATCTGAATCCCTAACACTCAGCACAATGTCTGGCACACAATAGGTATTCAGTAAACGTTTGTTGAATGTCATCCGTTTGGAGGCATGGATAGTGGTTGGGTGGATAAATAACTTCTCCCTCAACCTCCTGCTCCAGGAAGCAAACTCAGAGCTCTACCATCTTCCTGGGTCATGGAAAGGGTCCAGAAATATTCCTGGGCCCACTGCTTTCCTGCTAGACTTCCAGAGGTTGGAAAAAAGCCAATGAAAATCTTACGGCACAGTCAGGAAAGAGACTGCCCCAGTTTAAGGCCTCCTTGGACTTtggccctcccccccacccacccaccttgTCTGTCTAGGTAGTGTTAAACCCAGTTCTCATGGCAATCTTCCCTGTACCCCTCGTTGGACTGGCTGCTTGGCCTTTAGCTGTGGCAATGTCCACTGGCCCCAAGGCCCCTCCAGCCACTTAAAGGTATTAATGAGGTAAAAGCCAGATGAGATATTCCAGCAAGATGTGTGGAGGGGGGCACTCTCTGAGGGTTGTGAGCCTTTGCTTCTCACCTTCCCAGAGAACAGGGGCAATCTGGacacttcatttttcttctctcaagGAACCCCACTAAGCCTGAGTTCAGGCTGGCAAAGTTCAGGTTCCACTTACCTTTTGCTCCCATCTACTTCTAGTCCAGAGGAGAGAAGGGGTGAAGGGAGTGCCAggggggcctgggctggggctggagctagggccagggccagggaagGGGCAACAGCAGTAGGAGCTGTAGGATCCATCCTTGGGCTGCCTAAGCTGGGCGGGCTATGGTGTCTCCTATTTCTCAGAACCTCCTGCCCAGCCTTTCCTGGGAGCCCTTTTTATAAACCCTGCCTGGACTCATAAATTATTCAGTTAAATGCAGGGATGGGGGGAAGCTAGGAGGGGAAAGAAGGTTTAGGGAAGGGACTCAAGAAGGGGGAGCTGTGTTCCTGGGTGTGAAATCATCCCCAGTTGAATAAACAGGGTGTCAGTAGGGGGTGAGGGGTTTTCTTTATCTCCAAaccagaaaggaaaacacagaagggACAAATCGGACACCATTTGTGCTAATTCCCCAAGGGTCGAGGGGGTAGAGGAGGGAAGCTCTTTAGCACCCAAAACCACAGAAAGTTATCCAGGACAGAGAACTAGATAGACAGGACTTTAAGCAAAGCAGGTTCCCAGAAAGAAGGAATAACTGCCACCTCTGAAGGAAGTGAGGGTCTTGCATGTTATTTCAGTTCAAACCTCAACTAGATTTGCCAGGCGGACCTGATATAGAGTGACTGCCATAAAGCACATCACCTGGACTAGGGGAAAATGTGGGTTCTGGGGTGGAACAGGTCCAGTTGCCTGTGAGGTGAGCCCCAAGTCTTCTTTCCATCATCACCACACTACTCCCTGTCTGATCGGCTCATTTGCAAAAATGCCTGAGTCCCCTCTCCAGCCTCAGCAAGGACTAGTCCAGTAGGGGGGTTAGGCAGGATTTTGTAGGGCTTCTTGTTTGGATACCAAATCTCAGGGCTCAACCTTGACACCAGGAGCCAGGGTGCTAAGGGGAGGCAGAGTTCTGCCTAGCTGCTAAGCCGCTGATGGACTGTCCCTGGCCCCCGGGCCTCAGGTCCCTCACATGATAGAGAAGGGTGCTGGCCCAGAGGTCCCAAAGGGTCCTGACAGCCTGAACACTCTGTGATTGGGGCTTGGTAAATGGGTTCTGACTCCAGGGCAAGCCCAGTGGCTTGAACACAGTCCTTGGCCTTAGCCAGCCTACTGGGCCTTTGCCAAAAAGCTTCTAGTTACAACTACTGGCCGGCTCCTTATGCTTTAGAGCTCTCAAAAATATTCCTCCTGACCTCAGTGTCCAGCACCAGCACAGATTTAGCTTCTGGGGTATTCATCCCAGCATGGTTTATAATGATCAAAAATTAGAAACGACCTCAATATCCAATAATATAAAACCAGTTACATTAATTAGGGTAAATCCTTACAAGCTAATACTAAGCAGGCTCTCATAATTCTGTTCTAGCAAGTGTTATTATCAACAcagaaagttaagaaaaaaatcaaatgataaaaTAGTATTATTTGCTTGAaggccttctcttttctctgttcatctccccacccccacctccattcCACTGCAAAATTCAGTCTCACTGTTTATGTAGTgaagaaaaattggaaacaaccaaaaAGTCTCACTTTAAAAAGCTGATTAAGGGAAGCTGATATAGCTcggtggttaagtgcctgcttcccacatacgagggcctgggttcaatccccagtaccacctgaaaaaaaaatacttcattgAAAAGTTATACCATTTTATACTAAAACTGGTATTAAAGTTTGGTATGGTAAAAGAATGGGGATAAGCTAATACAGTGAAGAGTGAAAAAATAAGTCTCTAAAATATTAGTTGCAAGACAATCCCATTTTGgcaaaaaaaagtgtaaaacaaACAGTATAAAGAGCAAAAAAGACATGTTAGAAGTAAGGAGAATATTACAGTGGTCACTTCTAGGAGTAGGAGTATggtggattttattttctttttgtgttcttttgaattttctaATAATTTCCACAGTGAAGTCATATTGTGtgggtaataaaaaaataaagactcaaagttaaaaaaaaaagaaatactcatTCATGCAAAAGTGAAGACTCTTGAGGGAATTGACAGTCATTTTCAAATACCTGAGGATTAGACTCCAATGAGATTACGTTTGTTCTCTGTGACTTCAAAGCACAAGACCAAGGCCCATGTGTAGAAGCTACAGAGAAACACATTTTGGCACAATCAAAGGAAAACTTTCTAACAGGCAGCCACTACCTAACCCAAGGGCCTGGCACTGTACCACTCTACCAGCCGTCAATAAAACAGAGGTTTATTATATGCAGTGAAAGGAGTCTGGTGGGCTGTGCCACCTTCGACTGGAGTGAGCTCTCTGACTCTGAATTGTTAAGTGCAGGCTAGATCCCGGATCCTGAAGAGGGAAATGCTAGGCGGGAATGAGAGTTGTGCGAGAGCTTGAGCTTCTACCAGTCCCTGGGGCTTTTGACTAAATTTACCTTCAGAGTATGAGAGTTTGCTTGCGCTGCATCAGGCTACAATGAGAAGTGAGGCTGAGAGAAGGAGCCAGGCTGAAGAGACTGGGCTGGAAGGAGACTTGATGTGAAGGAGAAAGTCACTTCAGGGTTGGCAGCAGAAGACTTATCGTCACACTccaggggctttttttttttaattgtaaaaacgTAACTGCGACTCAAAAATCTGTATTTTACAATTTACTGGTAAAGACATATTCACAGTATTGTACATTATATTACCTAAAGTTtacatcacctcaaacagaaaatctgaaagTTCTTTTAGatgttatattttattgaaaCGAACTTCCAAAATTTTGTCAGCCTTGACAAAATTTTGGAAGCTCATTTCTaggggctttttctttttctttttttttaaagatttatttatttaattccccccatcccccggtccctcccccggttgtctgttctctgtgtctatttgctgcgtcttgtttctttgtctgcttctgttgtcgtcagctgcacgggaagtgtgggcggcgccattcctgggcaggctgcactttcttttcgcgctgggcagctctccttacgcggcgcactccttgcgcgtggggctcccctacgcgggggacacccctgcgtggcacggcactccttgtgcgcatcagcactgcgcatggccagctccacacgggtcaaggaggcctggggtttgaaccgcggacgcccatgtggtagacggacgccctaaccactgggccaagtccgtttccctctagaGGCTTTTTCATCTCTATGTGGCACGGGCCATGAAAATaagcaggaaggaggagggaaagagagaagagggaaacACTTCTCTTGACCTCAGGGCCCCTGCCCAACAAGACTCAGTCATACCACCTCCCACCTTGGACTTGTGTTTATTCATCCACAACTCTTCATGTTTGGGGCTGTCCAGTCTCCTCACTCTCCTGAGCAGCAGGCCTCAGTATTCCCCTTATATCCAGCTGCCAGCATGCTCTCTTGGAGCCCAGGGAGCCTTCAGTCATCTCTCCAGAGCTCTTTGTTCTCCCTACACACCTACTCTGTCATGCTCCCTCCTAAGAATTGCCTCAGCCTCATTCAGCTTGCAAAAGGTGAAGCCACTGGTGCCTCATGTGGACCTCCCCTAGCCTGAAGGATTTCAGGCCTGCAAGTATTGCTGGGCAAAAATGGGAGTCCAGTTCTTCCCCTTTGTACTTAGCACAGAAGAGGAATAATGTGGCCAGCAGGGTAGCAGGAAATGTATTAATCAAAATGAAGAACTTTAAGTCAGGGCAATTAAGCTTTTACCTATTTTACCTCTAATAGCCCTATAGTGCCTGAAGGTTTTGCCAGTGATTGCTTTGCCAGACCCTTCCAGGATCACCAGGTGCCTCCTCTGGGTCAGACACTTTGCTGGGCCTTGTCTAGCAAGGGCTTCGTCTGGAAACAGGAACATGCTGTGGACACTGCCTCAAAGTGCTTACAGCCTAGTGAGGGAAACAAGATTAGTACAAGGGAAAACAGATTCAACATTCTCAATTGGACCCCAGGGCTCGTCAGTCATCCTTGACCATGTTCTCTTGTCAAGTCTCCAGTTCTAGCTTCCACATTCCCCTGGGCCACATTCCAAACTTCCTTCAGCTACCAACTgtacccctgcccctcccctctccctgcacaGAACAACCTCTCCTCCTACTTCCCTGAGAAAACAGAGGCCTTCAAGCATGAATTACCTCAgcgccctgccccacccccaaaaaaactGGCATGCATCTCCAACTTCCTTCCCCTCCAGC
Encoded here:
- the RIPPLY1 gene encoding protein ripply1, translating into MDPTAPTAVAPSLALALAPAPAQAPLALPSPLLSSGLEVDGSKRGASLWRPWLYSTNDPSRQVRELVDLASGGTTAAKVTKFDSKFQHPVRLFWPKSCSFDYLFSDGEILLQNFPVQATINLYEDSDSDEEKEEEEEDNTEEKEEAAEKGPEVCVKVPGLAPCRATAHPILHP